A genomic region of Acidiphilium multivorum AIU301 contains the following coding sequences:
- a CDS encoding tyrosine-type recombinase/integrase produces MNAVTLPALIQRFFTDRLCTQLEASRHTVAGYRDTFRLLLRYASARRKKPPVNLTVEDIDADLVADFLAHTETARGNSARSRNTRLAAIRSFFRFVAMTDPTWLLHCQRILAMPNKRYVKRAVTFLDAEEMAALLAAPDRTTWAGRRDHALLLLAVQTGLRASELVGLTRGDVVLGTGAHIRCMGKGRKERATPLRRETAKLLATWIGNDKDEGKPLFPSIRGERLSRDALEHLVRKHCLTASRACPSIGTKQVTPHTLRHSTAMDLLHHGVDPAVIALWLGHENVETTQIYIHADMRMKEKALARVAAPATPSGRFRPDDQLLAFLEGL; encoded by the coding sequence ATGAACGCCGTCACCTTGCCCGCGCTGATCCAGCGCTTCTTCACCGACCGGCTTTGCACGCAACTGGAGGCGAGCCGACATACGGTCGCCGGCTATCGCGATACGTTCCGGCTGCTGCTCAGATATGCGAGCGCCCGCCGCAAAAAGCCGCCGGTCAACCTGACGGTCGAAGACATCGACGCCGATCTGGTCGCGGACTTCCTCGCCCACACCGAGACCGCGCGGGGTAATAGCGCTCGCAGCCGTAATACCCGGCTCGCCGCGATCCGATCGTTCTTCCGCTTCGTCGCGATGACCGATCCGACTTGGCTGCTGCACTGCCAGCGCATCCTCGCCATGCCCAATAAGCGCTATGTGAAGCGTGCGGTCACGTTCCTCGATGCCGAGGAAATGGCGGCGCTGTTGGCGGCTCCGGATCGTACAACATGGGCGGGGCGGCGCGATCACGCTCTGCTCCTGCTTGCGGTCCAGACAGGCCTGCGGGCTTCCGAACTGGTCGGCCTCACGCGGGGCGATGTCGTGCTGGGGACCGGCGCGCACATCCGTTGCATGGGCAAGGGCCGGAAGGAGCGCGCCACCCCGCTTCGCCGCGAGACAGCCAAGCTGCTGGCGACGTGGATCGGCAACGACAAAGATGAGGGCAAGCCGCTGTTCCCGTCGATCCGGGGCGAACGGCTGAGCCGTGACGCTCTTGAGCATCTGGTCCGCAAGCACTGCCTCACGGCGTCGCGCGCGTGCCCGAGCATCGGCACGAAACAGGTCACGCCACATACGCTGCGCCACAGCACGGCGATGGACCTGCTCCACCACGGCGTTGATCCTGCGGTGATCGCGCTCTGGCTTGGTCACGAGAACGTCGAGACCACCCAAATCTACATCCATGCCGACATGCGGATGAAGGAAAAGGCGCTCGCTCGCGTCGCCGCTCCAGCCACGCCGTCGGGCCGGTTCCGGCCCGACGATCAACTCCTCGCGTTCCTGGAAGGGCTCTGA
- a CDS encoding type II toxin-antitoxin system YafQ family toxin, which produces MRTPDYTGQFKRDYKREKKGRHRATLDADLHAVLSALLADLPLEPRHRDHALSGDWKDHRDCHVRPDLVLIYQLPDAGTLRLVRLGSHSELDL; this is translated from the coding sequence ATGCGGACGCCTGACTATACCGGCCAGTTCAAGCGCGACTACAAACGCGAGAAGAAGGGTCGGCATCGCGCCACGCTCGACGCGGACCTGCACGCCGTCCTGTCCGCGTTGCTGGCCGATCTGCCGCTGGAACCACGCCATCGCGATCACGCGCTGAGCGGCGATTGGAAAGACCATCGGGATTGCCACGTGAGGCCCGACCTGGTGCTGATCTACCAGCTTCCCGACGCTGGCACGCTTCGCCTTGTGCGCCTTGGCTCCCATTCTGAACTCGACCTGTGA
- a CDS encoding type II toxin-antitoxin system RelB/DinJ family antitoxin — MAANQLVQTRIDGAIKEEAATVLAAMGLTVSDAVRLLLTKVAQDKALPFEPLIPNATTIQAMKDARAGRVTKAADLDTLFHDLNADA, encoded by the coding sequence ATGGCTGCCAACCAGCTAGTGCAAACTCGCATCGATGGCGCGATCAAAGAGGAGGCGGCTACGGTGTTGGCCGCCATGGGTTTGACCGTCTCCGATGCGGTCAGGCTGCTGCTCACGAAGGTGGCGCAGGACAAGGCACTGCCTTTCGAGCCGCTGATCCCGAACGCGACGACGATTCAGGCGATGAAGGACGCACGAGCCGGCCGCGTCACGAAGGCGGCCGATCTCGATACGCTGTTCCATGATCTCAATGCGGACGCCTGA
- a CDS encoding LysR family transcriptional regulator gives MDLTAIEVFLKLATELHFGRTAERLGLPQPRVSRIVRGLENEVGGALFERTSRRVRLTPLGTLLRDSLSQPYADLKTAFNEARDKARGVDGVLRVGALATTTGPVLTRLMEAFARRVPNCRLMLSEVESFDPYRALRAGEVDVLVTWLAIDEPDLVAGPVLDLLPRVVIVAARHPLAKRSSVSIEDIADYGVPWAEAPFPAALMDVLNPQVTPSGKSIQRILPVKSMIEIAQAVASGTVVHITLDSLALFQRPDIVSIPLRDMPLLPLGLVWRQADENQRIRALAKAAAIVGSRN, from the coding sequence ATGGATCTCACCGCCATCGAAGTCTTCCTTAAGCTGGCCACGGAGTTGCATTTCGGGCGGACCGCCGAGCGCCTGGGCTTGCCTCAGCCGAGAGTCAGCCGGATCGTCCGAGGGCTGGAGAATGAGGTCGGTGGCGCGCTTTTCGAGCGGACCAGCCGGCGCGTCAGGCTCACACCGTTGGGCACCCTCCTGCGCGATTCCCTCAGCCAGCCTTATGCGGACCTCAAAACCGCCTTCAATGAGGCTCGAGACAAGGCACGAGGCGTCGACGGCGTTCTGCGCGTTGGCGCGCTCGCCACGACCACGGGGCCTGTGCTGACCCGGCTGATGGAGGCGTTCGCGCGCCGCGTTCCGAACTGCAGGCTGATGTTGTCGGAAGTCGAGTCGTTCGACCCATACCGCGCTTTGCGGGCCGGCGAGGTCGACGTGCTGGTCACTTGGCTTGCCATCGACGAACCGGATCTGGTCGCGGGACCTGTGCTCGACCTTCTTCCGAGAGTGGTCATCGTTGCAGCGCGCCATCCGTTGGCGAAAAGATCATCTGTGTCGATCGAGGACATTGCGGACTATGGGGTGCCTTGGGCCGAAGCGCCTTTTCCCGCTGCGCTGATGGACGTCCTCAATCCGCAGGTCACGCCCTCCGGGAAATCGATTCAGCGGATCCTCCCCGTCAAATCGATGATCGAAATCGCCCAGGCGGTCGCTTCGGGCACAGTCGTCCACATCACCCTCGACAGCCTCGCACTCTTCCAACGGCCCGACATCGTATCAATCCCGCTTCGCGACATGCCACTGCTGCCGCTCGGCCTTGTCTGGCGTCAGGCCGACGAAAACCAGCGCATCCGCGCCTTGGCGAAGGCGGCCGCAATTGTCGGAAGCAGGAATTAG
- a CDS encoding IS1634 family transposase — protein MFFRIKPSGGRRYLQIVENKRVDGKVRQVVRLTIGRMDELEASGQLARLLASGARHCEQMMLLSAMENEATTLSMRRFGAPLLFGRLWQESGIAAVFEELLAGRQFEFPVERAVFATVLHRIMVSGSDRACDKWLDDYDIPSTEELGLHHLYRAMAWLGEELPEAEQADATPFAPRTVKDLVEERLFARRHDLFTDLSVVFMDTTSLYFEGAGGETLGAWGHSKDYRPQLAQMILGVVIDQDGRPICTEMWPGNTADVSVLVPVIDRLRSRFGITRVCVVADRGMISAATIAALEERGLEYVLGARERTDRIVREVVLADERPYIPLCLERASGDETQLFIKEVKVAGKRYIVCRNEAVAIEEAETRRQVVAALDRQLKRGDKALIGNSAYRRFLRPVSDAKPGRKSKLFEIDAGKLAEEARFDGVFVLRSNARISPLQAVLRYRDLQNVERLFRVAKATMRTRPIYHSSDAAIRGHVFCSFLALILHQALDEKLRRAGKRVEWADLLRDLDRLQHGEISQNGKRWQLRTEAGVAAATAFKAARIALPPRLQTPQQAVT, from the coding sequence ATGTTCTTCCGCATCAAACCATCAGGTGGCCGTCGCTACCTGCAGATCGTCGAGAACAAGCGGGTCGATGGCAAGGTCCGCCAGGTTGTGCGGCTGACCATCGGCCGGATGGACGAACTCGAAGCAAGCGGCCAGCTCGCGAGGCTCCTGGCCTCCGGCGCCCGCCATTGCGAGCAGATGATGCTGCTCTCCGCCATGGAGAATGAGGCGACCACGCTGAGCATGCGCCGGTTCGGCGCGCCATTGCTGTTCGGCCGACTGTGGCAGGAGAGCGGGATCGCTGCTGTGTTCGAGGAGCTGCTGGCCGGGCGGCAGTTCGAGTTCCCGGTCGAGCGCGCGGTGTTCGCCACCGTGCTCCACCGGATTATGGTCTCGGGCTCGGATCGCGCCTGCGACAAATGGCTCGACGATTACGACATTCCCAGCACCGAGGAGCTCGGCCTGCATCACCTCTACCGCGCCATGGCCTGGCTTGGCGAGGAGTTGCCGGAGGCAGAGCAGGCGGATGCCACGCCCTTTGCGCCACGGACGGTGAAGGATCTGGTGGAAGAGCGGCTCTTCGCTCGGCGGCATGATCTGTTCACCGATCTCTCGGTCGTATTCATGGACACCACCTCGCTGTATTTCGAAGGTGCCGGCGGCGAGACGCTGGGCGCGTGGGGCCACTCCAAGGATTACCGCCCACAGCTCGCGCAGATGATCCTGGGCGTGGTGATCGATCAGGACGGAAGGCCTATCTGCACCGAGATGTGGCCGGGCAACACCGCCGATGTCTCGGTGCTGGTGCCGGTGATCGACCGCCTGCGGTCGCGCTTCGGCATCACCCGGGTCTGCGTTGTCGCCGATCGCGGCATGATCAGCGCCGCGACGATCGCCGCGCTGGAGGAGCGCGGGCTGGAATACGTCCTCGGCGCAAGGGAACGCACCGACCGCATCGTCCGCGAGGTGGTGCTGGCCGATGAGCGCCCCTACATCCCGCTCTGCCTCGAGCGCGCAAGTGGCGACGAGACACAGCTCTTCATCAAGGAGGTCAAGGTCGCGGGCAAGCGCTATATCGTCTGCCGCAACGAGGCGGTGGCCATCGAAGAGGCCGAGACCAGGCGCCAGGTGGTCGCCGCCCTCGATCGTCAGCTGAAGCGAGGCGACAAGGCGCTGATCGGCAACTCCGCCTATCGCCGCTTCCTGCGCCCGGTCAGTGACGCAAAGCCCGGCCGCAAGAGCAAGCTGTTCGAGATCGACGCCGGCAAGCTCGCCGAGGAAGCCCGCTTCGACGGCGTCTTCGTGCTGCGCTCCAATGCCAGGATCTCGCCGCTGCAGGCGGTGCTCCGCTACCGGGACCTGCAGAATGTCGAACGGCTGTTCCGTGTGGCGAAGGCGACGATGCGCACCCGGCCAATCTACCATTCCTCCGACGCCGCCATCCGCGGCCATGTGTTCTGTTCTTTTCTCGCGCTGATCCTGCACCAGGCGCTCGACGAAAAACTCCGCCGGGCCGGCAAGCGCGTCGAATGGGCCGATCTCCTTCGTGATCTCGACAGACTGCAGCACGGCGAAATCAGTCAGAACGGCAAGCGCTGGCAGCTGCGCACCGAAGCCGGCGTTGCGGCGGCCACAGCCTTCAAAGCCGCCCGCATCGCCCTGCCGCCCCGTCTGCAGACCCCCCAGCAAGCCGTAACCTGA
- a CDS encoding enoyl-CoA hydratase/isomerase family protein encodes MAPQALEIFVVSAAHFPIAIEDNVAILKLNRATCLDVAGKHALTEALDILKGREDLRALVIAGEHPQAFLVNVAELADMSAQSARNFSASGHALAAALEALPFPAVAVVEGPALGGGCEVVLACDIAFAGRGASFGQIEALGGVMPAFGGSWRLARRVGYARALEMMFTAAVIDAETAKAYGLVLETAERGGALDAAKAFARRLSPTRAASVAAIKAAAIFGWNRSPADINRFEEDRFATLFGPEQSQRMHAFLARQQEPAKP; translated from the coding sequence TTGGCGCCACAGGCGCTGGAGATTTTTGTCGTGAGTGCTGCACACTTCCCCATCGCGATCGAAGACAATGTGGCGATCCTGAAGCTCAATCGCGCAACGTGCCTGGACGTCGCGGGCAAGCATGCTTTGACGGAAGCCTTGGACATTCTGAAGGGGCGAGAAGACTTGCGCGCGCTCGTCATCGCCGGTGAACATCCGCAGGCCTTCCTGGTGAACGTGGCCGAACTCGCCGACATGTCGGCGCAGTCCGCGCGCAACTTCAGCGCCTCCGGGCATGCGCTTGCGGCGGCGCTGGAGGCCCTGCCGTTCCCAGCCGTGGCGGTGGTGGAAGGACCAGCGCTGGGTGGCGGCTGCGAAGTTGTGCTGGCCTGCGACATTGCCTTTGCAGGACGCGGAGCGAGCTTTGGGCAGATCGAGGCCTTGGGCGGGGTCATGCCTGCCTTTGGCGGGAGTTGGCGGCTCGCACGGCGCGTCGGCTACGCTCGTGCGCTGGAGATGATGTTCACCGCGGCTGTCATCGACGCTGAAACTGCCAAGGCCTACGGCCTTGTGCTGGAAACAGCGGAGCGTGGCGGCGCGCTCGACGCAGCCAAGGCCTTTGCAAGGCGGCTGTCGCCGACCCGGGCGGCCTCCGTGGCGGCGATCAAGGCCGCGGCGATCTTCGGTTGGAATCGTAGTCCGGCCGACATCAACAGGTTCGAGGAAGACCGCTTCGCAACCCTCTTCGGGCCCGAGCAATCGCAGCGCATGCACGCCTTCCTTGCCCGGCAACAGGAGCCGGCCAAGCCATGA